The following nucleotide sequence is from uncultured Erythrobacter sp..
AACGCCGATCCCGATCGCTGGCTCAAGCAGATCCCCAAACGCGGCCTCGGGATCGAGCAAGCGGAAGCCGAACTCTCCGGCAACAGGCCCGGCAAGGAAACCCGCCGCGAGCATCAAGACGATGGCTGGCCAGCCCGTGCGCCAAGCGACCCACTGCGCCCCGATACCGAGAGCGCCGATCATGGCAATGACTAGGGCTTGGGATTCCATAGGTTTGGTCAGCGTCCTCGCTTAGACAATGGTTGGCCCGGGAGCACGGTTCCGAAACAGTCGGATACGCGTCTATCGGTTAGTCGCCTTCGAATTCAAGCAGCGTGCGAACTTGGACGCCAGCGTCGCGCAGTTTTGCTGCACCGCCGAGGTCCGGCAGGTCTATGACGAACAATGCCTGATCCACCTTCGCGCCCGCATCGCGGAGCAATTGTACGGTCGCCAGTGCGGTTCCGCCGGTCGCAATCAGATCGTCGACGATGACCACGCTCTCATCGGCTTCGACGCCCGCAGGATCCATCTCCAACCGATCGGTCCCGTATTCGAGCGCGTAGTCGACACCGATGGTTGCAACCGGCAGTTTGCCGGGTTTGCGCACCGGCACAAATCCCACGCCCAACTGCACTGCAACCGCTGCGCCGAAGATGAATCCGCGCGCCTCCATCCCTGCAATTTTCTGCGCCTCTGCGGCGCGCGCCATCTCCGAAAGATGGTGCATACTGGACGAAAGCCCGTGAGGGTGACCAATCAGCGTGGTGATGTCGCGGAACTGAATGCCCGGCTCAGGAAAATCGGGAACAGTGCGAACCAGAGCTTGCAATTCTGCTGGTGAAAGTGGCGCTGCGTTCATCGTCTGTCCCCCAATGCAAAGCGCTCCACCATCCGGTTGGGACGATGGAGCGCCGCTCAATTCAACGCAACAATTTGCCTATTTTTTCTTGGGTTTCTTCCCGGCCCAGACCTGCTTGTAGGATAGGAAGGCCAGAGCGGTAGCGAATAGCAGGAAGCCAATCACGAACCAGCCGGTTTGCTTGCGCTGCACCAGTGAAGGCTCGGCGGTCCAAGTCAGGAAGGCGGTGACGTCTTGCGACATCTGATCAATGGTCGCTTCGGTCCCGTCGGCATAGGTTACCAGACCATCGACCGCGATCGGCGGTGCCATCGCGAGATTCACGTTCGGGAAGTACGGGTTGAAGTAAAGTCCTGCGGGGGTCTCAAACTCGGGAGACAGCTTCTGCAGTTCCGGGTCTGGCTCACCATACCCGGCGAGCAGCGAATAGACATAGTTCGAACCGTCTTTGCGCGCTTTCGTGATCAACGAAAGATCGGGCGGGATCGCGTTGTTGTTCGCGGCAGCTGCAGCGACATCGTTGGGATAGGGACTTGGGAAATAGTCGGTCGGTTCGCCAGCGCGCGTTGTCGCTTCGCCGGTGACCGGGTCGACACCCGGTACGAACCAGGTAGCTGCCTCGGCGCGCACTTCGGCTTCGGAATAAGTCAGTTCCTGGAGGTTCCGGAACGCGACAAATTTCAGGCTGTGACAGGAAGAGCAGACTTCCTTGTACACCTGATATCCGCGCTGCAATTGCGCTACATCCCACTTGCCCAGCGGCCCGTCGAACGAAAACCCGCCCTCAGGCGCCTTCGGCTTTTGCTTGAAGACGTAATAGTCTCCGCGCTCTGGCGGGGCGTAATTGATGAGGCCGGGGATGAGCGACCACAAGACCAGAATGCCTGTGATCACTAGACCGGCGATGATGCCTCCAAGGCGAATTGTCATGACCGAATTCTTTCTCGTTATCGGATCAGAATGGGTGGCTTTACCAGCCGATTACTCGGCTGGCTGCAAAGAACCGTCGGGCAGATCGCCAGCGGGCTTTGAAGCCGGAGCTTCAGCCTGCTTACCCGGAGCGTCGTCGTCCTTGCCGAGCACCGCTTCGGTGATCGAGAACGGCAGCGGCTTGGGCACTTCGATCTGACTGATGATCGGCAGGATCACCAGGAAATGAAGGAAGTAGTATGCCGTGGCGATCTGGCTGAGCACCACATAGGGCTCTTCAGCAGGCGCCCCGCCCAGGTAGAACAGCGCGGCCATGCACGGGATGAACCCGAACCAGAAGAAGCGCTGGAACAACGGACGGTAATGGCCGGAACGCACCGGGCTCTTGTCGAGCCATGGCAGGAAGAACCAAAGCAGGATCGAGCCGAACATGGCGATCACGCCGAGAAGCTTGGCCTGGATCAGGACGATGCCGGTGAACGGGATGGTGAGGTCGCCGGTAAAGGCGCGCAGGATCGCGTAGAACGGGTAGAAGTACCATTCGGGCACGATCAGCGCCGGCGTCGAAAGCGGGTTCGCTTCGATATAGTTATCCGGGTGGCCGAGCATGTTCGGCAGGAAGAACACCATGAAGGCGAAGAAGATCAGGATCACACCGAGCCCGAAGCCATCCTTGGCCGTGTAATACGGGTGGAACGGTACAGTGTCGCTTTCCTTCTTCACTTCGATGCCGGTGGGGTTCGAGGAGCCCGGAATGTGCAGCGCCCAGATGTGGAGGATTACCACCCCGGCGATTACGAACGGCAGCAGGAAGTGCAGCGAGAAGAAGCGGTTCAAAGCGGCGTTGTCAGGGGCGAAACCACCAACCAGCCACACCTGGAGCGGCTCACCAACAAGTGGGATCGCACCGAACAGGCCGGTAATCACCTTGGCACCCCAGAAGCTCATCTGACCCCATGGAAGCACGTAGCCCATAAAGGCGGTGGCCATCATCAACAGGAAGATCACCACGCCGAGCAACCAAATCATCTCGCGCGGCGCCTTGTAGGACGAATAATAGAACCCGCGGAAGATGTGGAGGTAGATCACAATGAAGAAGAAGCTCGCTCCGTTGGCGTGCGCATAACGCATCAGCCAACCCGAGTTCACGTTGCGCATAATGTGCTCAACGGTGCCGAATGCGACTTCGGTGTTGGCAGCGTAGTGCATCGCAAGGACAACGCCGGTGACAATCTGGACCACCAGGAAGAACCCGGCGAGCACGCCGAAATTCCACATGTAGTTGAGGTTGCGCGGCACCGGATAGCCAGCACCAACCGCGTTATACACCAGACGCGGAAGCGGCAGCTTCTCGTCAATCCATTTGGTGAAACCGGTTTGCGGCTCGTACTGCTTTGCCCAGGCGAAACTCATAACGTTCTCTCGACTTTTTCAGCGTGAAATCAAAATAATCGGATCAGATACGCACGATCATCCGACGCGGATGGTGCTTTCGGTAGTGAACTCAAATTCCGGCACAGCGAGGTTAGTCGGCGCCGGTCCTTTACGGATGCGTCCGGCGACATCGTAGTGCGATCCGTGGCAGGGACAGAAGTACCCACCATATTCGCCTTTGTTCTCGCCTTCGGCTGCGCCGAGCGGCACACAGCCGAGGTGCGTGCAAACGCCGAGCGTAACGAGGATGGCTTCGTTGCCTTCCTTCGTCCTATCGGCCAGCGTTTCAGGGTCGCGCATATTGGCGCCGTCATCGGCCTTGGCCGCGGCAATCTCTTCTGGTGTCAGGCGCTTTACAAACAACGGCTGCTTGCGAAACACCGCCTTGATGCTCTGACCCGGCTGGATCGCGGAGATGTCAACATCGGTCGTGCTTTCGGCGAGCACGTCCTTCGACGGGGCCATCTGGCTTACGAGCGGGAACAATGTCGCCGCGCCGCCAACTCCGGCCGTGCCAATTGCTGCGATGTGGATCCAGTCGCGACGACGGACACCTTCATCTTCAATCATGTCTGCGGTACCAGCCCCAGCTGAAGCCATTGTTCTTTACCCTGCTCATCTTGCCACGCTGGATCGAGCGCCAGTGCGGCATCATGTTGAAATCATCCCTCGCCGAAACGATGGGACC
It contains:
- a CDS encoding adenine phosphoribosyltransferase codes for the protein MNAAPLSPAELQALVRTVPDFPEPGIQFRDITTLIGHPHGLSSSMHHLSEMARAAEAQKIAGMEARGFIFGAAVAVQLGVGFVPVRKPGKLPVATIGVDYALEYGTDRLEMDPAGVEADESVVIVDDLIATGGTALATVQLLRDAGAKVDQALFVIDLPDLGGAAKLRDAGVQVRTLLEFEGD
- a CDS encoding cytochrome c1; translated protein: MTIRLGGIIAGLVITGILVLWSLIPGLINYAPPERGDYYVFKQKPKAPEGGFSFDGPLGKWDVAQLQRGYQVYKEVCSSCHSLKFVAFRNLQELTYSEAEVRAEAATWFVPGVDPVTGEATTRAGEPTDYFPSPYPNDVAAAAANNNAIPPDLSLITKARKDGSNYVYSLLAGYGEPDPELQKLSPEFETPAGLYFNPYFPNVNLAMAPPIAVDGLVTYADGTEATIDQMSQDVTAFLTWTAEPSLVQRKQTGWFVIGFLLFATALAFLSYKQVWAGKKPKKK
- a CDS encoding cytochrome b/b6 produces the protein MSFAWAKQYEPQTGFTKWIDEKLPLPRLVYNAVGAGYPVPRNLNYMWNFGVLAGFFLVVQIVTGVVLAMHYAANTEVAFGTVEHIMRNVNSGWLMRYAHANGASFFFIVIYLHIFRGFYYSSYKAPREMIWLLGVVIFLLMMATAFMGYVLPWGQMSFWGAKVITGLFGAIPLVGEPLQVWLVGGFAPDNAALNRFFSLHFLLPFVIAGVVILHIWALHIPGSSNPTGIEVKKESDTVPFHPYYTAKDGFGLGVILIFFAFMVFFLPNMLGHPDNYIEANPLSTPALIVPEWYFYPFYAILRAFTGDLTIPFTGIVLIQAKLLGVIAMFGSILLWFFLPWLDKSPVRSGHYRPLFQRFFWFGFIPCMAALFYLGGAPAEEPYVVLSQIATAYYFLHFLVILPIISQIEVPKPLPFSITEAVLGKDDDAPGKQAEAPASKPAGDLPDGSLQPAE
- the petA gene encoding ubiquinol-cytochrome c reductase iron-sulfur subunit yields the protein MIEDEGVRRRDWIHIAAIGTAGVGGAATLFPLVSQMAPSKDVLAESTTDVDISAIQPGQSIKAVFRKQPLFVKRLTPEEIAAAKADDGANMRDPETLADRTKEGNEAILVTLGVCTHLGCVPLGAAEGENKGEYGGYFCPCHGSHYDVAGRIRKGPAPTNLAVPEFEFTTESTIRVG